Proteins encoded within one genomic window of Limibacillus sp.:
- a CDS encoding TAXI family TRAP transporter solute-binding subunit yields the protein MALTRRLMLTAMAAVVSTGLATGSKPAEAQDTNYILATASTGGTYYPVGVALATLTKVKLQPGEGIGMSAINSAGSGENVRLIREKEAQFAILQGLFGFYAVNGVGPVEADGKQEHLRSISMLWQNVEQFIISNDYAETGTISDFMKLKGTTVAMGRQNSGTIGSNKMIMQNLGVDMDAEFEQYYAGYGPSAEALQNGQVTGVGMPGGVPTGAVSQLLASASDSVTFLSMTEEQMKQADGGMGLWTPYTIPAGSYPNQDEDIQTIAQPNFLAVHADIPEEHVYLITKTIYENLAFLQAIHPATKAMAIEKAIAGLPAPLHPGAARYYKEVGIDIPESLMAK from the coding sequence ATGGCTCTTACCCGTCGTCTCATGTTGACCGCCATGGCCGCGGTCGTTTCCACCGGCCTGGCAACCGGCAGCAAGCCGGCCGAGGCCCAGGACACCAACTACATCCTGGCCACCGCCTCCACCGGCGGCACCTACTATCCCGTCGGCGTGGCGCTCGCCACCCTGACCAAGGTCAAGCTGCAGCCCGGCGAGGGCATCGGCATGTCCGCCATCAACTCCGCCGGTTCCGGCGAGAACGTGCGGCTGATCCGCGAGAAAGAGGCGCAGTTCGCCATTCTGCAGGGCCTCTTCGGCTTCTACGCCGTCAACGGCGTCGGCCCGGTCGAGGCGGACGGCAAGCAGGAGCATCTGCGTTCGATCTCCATGCTGTGGCAGAACGTCGAGCAGTTCATCATCTCGAACGACTACGCCGAGACCGGCACCATCTCCGACTTCATGAAGCTGAAGGGCACGACGGTCGCGATGGGCCGTCAGAACTCCGGCACCATCGGCTCCAACAAAATGATCATGCAGAACCTGGGCGTCGACATGGATGCGGAGTTCGAGCAGTACTACGCCGGGTACGGCCCCTCGGCCGAAGCGCTCCAGAACGGCCAGGTCACCGGCGTCGGCATGCCCGGCGGCGTGCCCACCGGCGCCGTTTCCCAGCTTCTGGCTTCTGCTTCCGACAGCGTCACCTTCCTGTCCATGACCGAAGAGCAGATGAAGCAAGCCGACGGCGGCATGGGCCTCTGGACGCCCTACACCATCCCAGCCGGTTCCTACCCGAACCAGGACGAGGACATCCAGACCATCGCCCAGCCCAACTTCCTGGCCGTGCACGCGGATATCCCGGAGGAGCATGTCTACCTGATCACCAAGACGATCTATGAGAACCTTGCCTTCCTCCAGGCGATCCACCCGGCCACCAAGGCCATGGCCATCGAAAAGGCCATCGCCGGCCTGCCCGCGCCGCTGCATCCCGGCGCCGCGCGCTACTACAAGGAAGTCGGCATCGACATCCCTGAGAGCCTGATGGCCAAGTAA